CAAGTACCTTGAACCCCCCAAATGATCCTCCAACATTTCCAGTGTTCTGAACAATACTTCTGCTGCCTTATCGTATGCTTCTTGACTTTGTGCAAATCCACACCTACATGAACGTAAGAAAGGCACACTACTTTATTATCTTCAGAATAGAGAGCCCCCTCTTCTTCGGAATTCATACATCAAATTGCGAGCAACAGTAATGAGATTTCCTAATATCGCTAAGAAAAAATTTACAACAGAGCAGAGTATACTCAACATTCAATGCGAGTTAATTCAACCAATCTTGGTAAAGCAAAGTCAGCCAGTACTTTTGCTTGTAGGTCGTAGAATATTACTCGATACAGATTAACTGAAGTGCAggtaaaataaaaagtactaGTATACTCCTTTTTCCAAAATTACACACTAACTTTTTATCCATTACATCTATACTTTTGCCactatcacataaattaaaacgaaACGAAGCAAAGTACCTGTACACGCCATTATTAATGTTTGGATAGATTATATCGTTCCACTTCCGAATCTCTTCTTTCAATGCAGGTGGTGAAAGGTTCAATTCAGGATTCCCTGCAATTCCATTCAAACCCGAAttgaaaaattcaataatatcATAACTCTCGTTACATAAAACTTCCTTCTTCTCTACGTCCCACAACATCGGTACAGTCGATCTACCACTATAACCTCCACGTCTCAGATTATAAACCTCTCTCAGTGTTTTACACCCATTAGCTATATCCAGACCGGGAACGACCTTCTCCTTAGCCGGGTCGGGCCAAACCCGAAACTCCCATGAGCCGTCAATTCCGGGTGAAGCAATTGAAACGGGTATAGAAGTTTCCAGACCTTTCAGAGCTCGGACCATTAGAGTTCTGTGGGCCCATGGGCAGGGAAGGCCCACGTAAAGGTGGAGGTTGTTTGGAGGGGAATTCGATTCGTACAGGCGAAATTGAGAAGCGGGTCGGGTGTAGGATCCGGAAGGGTCGGATGGAGCGAGCTGGGACATCATGAGCTGCCACGTGGCGGACCAGGAAGAACGGACGGTGGAGATGAGGAGCTGTGGTGGGAGTGATTGACCCCATAGGAGTTTGGTTACTGTGTTAATGAGATTAGCAGTACTGGTGGTGTTTGGGTTTTGGTTAAGTGACATTTTTGGAGTTGATGTGTGTAGCTTAGAACGATGAATTTTAgtgtgtttgtgattttttgagattgatggaggaaaatgAATGGAGATAAAGGAGGAGGAGACATGAGTAGAgtacatttttgttgtttttctggTGTTACACAAGTTTTAAGGAAATTTGGAGGGGATGAAGCTGTTATTATACATGCATAGCGTTATTTGATGTTTGGATATATACTAGGAtaaaatttgataattaattatatttttaatatgttttaagacTTTTTAAGTTGTTACTTATTATAATCTATAATGTTTTTTCGACATTGTAatttacttcctccgtttaaaaaaaaaataacttattttgatttgacacaaagtttaagaaaataaagaatacttttgaatcttgtggctttaaattaaaattatgtcaaatgtaccaaaatgtcctttaatcttatggtcctaaatatgtcatgttgaaagttgaaattaaagtattattaaAAAATGAAAGAGATCATTCATTTTGAAAGGGACTAAAAAAGAAAGTGGATCATTCTTTCTTAAATGGAGAGagtactattttaagttgtttgctattgtagtttataatattcttcttgttcaaacttttgtgatattgataattaatttatattttaaaagtaatttaattttttaattattgtaatttttaatattttatatattcaatttaagcgacactgaaataatttcgaaagtcaatcaaatatcactaCTGAAATGATTGAgacgtttttaaaatttaaagttataatttttttatatgaatatatgtaattagaaatcaaatgaagtatggttaccgaattaccataccgtaaaatatcaaaatcaaatttaaaaataccgaacTAATTTAGTATGATAATGAtattgttcttttagataccAAAAATCGAAATTACCGCACTGAAATTTAAAATACCGTACCGTACCATGCCACCCCTACTCCCTGCTCTTCACCATAAGAAAAATCTTTTCATTATATTTCAAGAGTAGTCAAGAGGAAGCACGATGAGTTCGATTAGAAATAAATTGACTAAGAAGTAAAGCATACAACAATGAATTAATTTATTCAATAAGATTTGTTTGAATCGAATCAAGATGAGTCGGACTAATCTGAACTCTCGCTCGGATATAAGATTCTCATCGCTGACAGATGTCTCATGCCACATTTTGTGAATAACtatgtttaaaaattaatatatagcGTTGAATACATATGAGATTTGTCACGTAAAATACATGCATATATTTGCTCAATTTTATGATAGTTTAAGTATCTATATATACACATTCAGAATTTAAGGAATAGCATAATATTAGTTAataattttcagtatttattatATGTTGAAAGTAAAAGgtgaaagaagaaaaatcaaaatattcctaCATTGGACCATAAAACAGGCCTGATTTTCAATCACAAATGGGCCTAACAAGCTTCAGACAATCATAGGACCAAAGCCCAGTAACATAACCTGCATATAAAATCCTAAATCCAGCTACCATTCCTCTCATTGTTAGGGTTTTGGAGCTAGAGAGGAGCAGCTGAGCAAGGCCGGCTACAATGTCGAAGAGAGGTATAACAACTATCAATTCTCCaattattgcttaatttaatcTTAATCTTAATTATGATTCAATTTCTGTAAATGTACCTGTAGGTCGTGGAGGTTCCGCGGGGAACAAATTCAGGATGTCACTGGGTTTACCGGTGGCAGCTACCGTCAACTGCGCCGACAACACCGGAGCAAAGAACTTGTACATCATTTCAGTGAAAGGTATTGGTGCAAGGCTTAACAGGTTGCCATCAGCCTGTGTGGGTGATATGGTTATGGCTACAGTAAAGAAGGGGAAACCTGATCTCAGGAAAAAGGTTATGCCTGCTGTCATTGTTCGTCAGCGTAAGCCGTGGCGCCGAAAGGATGGTGTTTTCATGTACTTTGAAGGTATATTTGCTATTCACTgactgattttttttttgttgcatATTGGGTTTGCCTAGATATGAGTGCTTCAtttcaaaaaagataatttttagtCAGTCACTGTTTTGTGAGTAATACTACTAGTTTATGGTGTGTTTgctgtgagtttttgttgaaaggATTTTACCTTGATAGTCATGTAATAATGTTAACGCACCCGTATGTGATCCTCTGAAAATGCGCTACTTTTGAAGTATTTAGAAGAGTTCGAACAACTTAGTTTTAGTGTGTTGAATTAAGCATAAAGCTATGTATGTTTACATACATCGGATCTCTAATTATGAgtatttcaatttaaaaaaagaCAAGTGTTAATCTGTCACTGTTTTGTTAGTTATATTACTAGATTATGGTGTGTTTGCTACGAGTTTCTGTTGAAAACATTTTACCTTGGTAGTTATGTTTTAGAGCGGAGTTGCTCTGGCTCTCCAAAAAATGTTGTTGCATCTGTATCGGATCCTCcgaaaatgcactacttttgtaGTATCCGACGCACACCCGATGACATTAGCGAAGAGTCGGAGCAACATAGCTTTGGAgtgttaaattaattataaaactaTTTCTGTTTATTTTATGAGGGTTGAAGTACATTTTAGGAGGATGGATAGTGTTTTGGGTTATATTTCCAAATATTGAAGGATCAGAACAATGTCTTAGGTGGTAGTTGAAGCAAATGATGATCTAGAGTAAGAGTTGGTACATTTGTGAGGAGATTCTGCCGATTGTGAGGAATTCATTGTTTCCTTTTTGTTTGGAAACTTGTCTGTTACACGGATACATTATACACTTCAAGGTAACAAATGAAATCATTTTGCATGAAAATAGAGTCTTGGGTATGACTTACGCACTTTTTATTGGATTAATGTTTTTCGGCTCTTGTATATAATATTGTATTGATTACTTGTAGTTGTTGAAGaaaatgttatttttgtgttCTTTAGCAAAGTCA
The Capsicum annuum cultivar UCD-10X-F1 chromosome 6, UCD10Xv1.1, whole genome shotgun sequence DNA segment above includes these coding regions:
- the LOC107875310 gene encoding glutathionyl-hydroquinone reductase YqjG, encoding MYSTHVSSSFISIHFPPSISKNHKHTKIHRSKLHTSTPKMSLNQNPNTTSTANLINTVTKLLWGQSLPPQLLISTVRSSWSATWQLMMSQLAPSDPSGSYTRPASQFRLYESNSPPNNLHLYVGLPCPWAHRTLMVRALKGLETSIPVSIASPGIDGSWEFRVWPDPAKEKVVPGLDIANGCKTLREVYNLRRGGYSGRSTVPMLWDVEKKEVLCNESYDIIEFFNSGLNGIAGNPELNLSPPALKEEIRKWNDIIYPNINNGVYRCGFAQSQEAYDKAAEVLFRTLEMLEDHLGGSRYLCGDVLTLADVCLFTTLIRFDLVYNVLFKCTKRKLIEFTNLHGYLRDIYQIPKVAETCNMGQIMEGYYKILFPLNPGGINPIMPSGCEDEVLSKPHNRDSLSLDSKVVQHSVS
- the LOC107875308 gene encoding 60S ribosomal protein L23, whose protein sequence is MSKRGRGGSAGNKFRMSLGLPVAATVNCADNTGAKNLYIISVKGIGARLNRLPSACVGDMVMATVKKGKPDLRKKVMPAVIVRQRKPWRRKDGVFMYFEDNAGVIVNPKGEMKGSAITGPIGKECADLWPRIASAANAIV